A region of Rhodamnia argentea isolate NSW1041297 chromosome 9, ASM2092103v1, whole genome shotgun sequence DNA encodes the following proteins:
- the LOC115728819 gene encoding ornithine aminotransferase, mitochondrial, translating into MAAARRPLKCLLSRTLGGRRSFGALPEGTNPSSSQDLINLECQYSAHNYHPVPMVFSHARGSSVWDPEGNKYLDFLSAYSAVNQGHCHPKILRALKEQAEKLTLSSRAFYNDKFPLLAEHLTSIFGYDMVLPMNTGAEGVETALKLARKWGYEKKRIPKDAAIVVSCCGCFHGRTLAVISMSCDNEATRGFGPLLPGQLKVDFGDQVVLERIFKESGDRIAGFLFEPIQGEAGVILPPDGYLRAVRDLCSKYNILMIADEIQTGLARTGKLLACDWEEVRPDIVILGKALGGGVIPVSAVLADKDVMLCIRPGEHGSTFGGNPLASAVAVAALDVIRSEGLAERSAQLGEELRSQLIKVQQKFPEYIKEVRGRGLFNAVELNSSNLSPISAYDICLKLKERGVLAKPTHDTIIRLTPPLSMSVAELQQGSKALHDVLELDLPKMPKVKPEKSSPTSSACDRCGREMY; encoded by the exons ATGGCGGCGGCGCGGAGGCCGTTGAAGTGCTTGTTGAGCAGGACTCTCGGTGGCAGGAGGAGCTTCGGAGCTCTTCCCGAAGGCACCAACCCGTCCTCTTCGCAAGACCTCATCAACCTGGAGTGCCAGTACAGCGCACACAA TTATCACCCAGTTCCTATGGTGTTTTCTCATGCTAGGGGGTCATCTGTATGGGATCCTGAGGGTAACAAGTATCTGGATTTCCTGTCTGCTTACTCTGCAGTGAATCAG GGACATTGTCATCCAAAGATCTTGAGAGCATTAAAAGAGCAGGCAGAAAAGCTTACCCTTAGCTCCAGAGCCTTCTACAATGATAAGTTTCCACTTTTGGCCGAGCACTTAACCAGCATTTTTGGCTATGATATGGTGCTACCCATGAATACCGGCGCCGAAGGTGTGGAAACAGCTTTGAAATTAGCGAGAAAATGGGgttatgaaaagaaaaggataccAAAAGACGCG GCTATCGTAGTCTCGTGTTGTGGCTGCTTCCATGGTCGTACATTGGCTGTTATTTCTATGAGTTGTGACAATGAGGCTACACGTGGTTTTGGGCCATTGTTGCCCGGCCAACTTAAAGTTGACTTTGGAGATCAGGTCGTGCTGGAGAGAATTTTTAAAG AAAGTGGAGATCGAATTGCTGGATTCCTTTTTGAACCTATTCAAGGAGAAGCTGGG GTTATACTTCCTCCAGATGGTTATTTGAGGGCTGTCAGAGACCTTTGCTCAAAGTATAACATTCTAATGATTGCTGATGAGATACAAACTGGCTTAGCAAGGACAGGAAAATTGCTGGCATGTGACTGGGAGGAAGTTCGCCCTGACATAGTG ATATTAGGCAAAGCACTGGGTGGTGGAGTGATACCTGTAAGTGCAGTGCTTGCAGATAAAGATGTAATGCTCTGCATTCGACCTGGAGAGCATGGAAG CACCTTTGGAGGAAATCCTCTGGCCAGTGCAGTAGCAGTTGCTGCTCTAGATGTAATCAGGAGTGAGGGGCTTGCTGAGAG ATCAGCCCAATTAGGAGAGGAGTTAAGGTCTCAATTAATTAAAGTTCAGCAGAAATTTCCAGAGTACATAAAAGAAGTACGGGGGAGAGGATTGTTCAATGCTGTGGAGCTGAACAGCTCCAATTTGTCCCCCATCTCTGCATATGACATCTGTCTGAAGTTAAAGGAGAGGGGGGTTCTTGCCAAGCCTACGCATGATACTATCATCAGATTGACCCCTCCGCTGTCAATGAG TGTGGCTGAGCTACAGCAAGGTTCAAAAGCACTTCATGATGTTCTGGAGCTGGACCTCCCGAAGATGCCAAAGGTGAAACCAGAGAAGTCATCCCCCACTTCTAGCGCATGTGATCGTTGTGGGCGGGAAATGTATTGA